From Luteolibacter sp. Y139, one genomic window encodes:
- a CDS encoding M23 family metallopeptidase: MAARSSLIFLTAAAGMLGTALWQDRPPVVPPIEALTGFQDADAPLMLPADGQPRYRLHGFSAWQLAEIPAATRFESPLGSEHGALTYNAQQFWEMNADRGGHHTGDDLNGIGGRNTDLGDPVFATADGLVAFAGEPSPGWGKTIIVAHRDREGRVLESMYAHLDRIDVSAGGLVARGARIGTVGTANGYYPAHLHFEMRRGDGIDVGSGYGMFPLNRLDPVKTITELAGNAPDDLAPSPLATALK, encoded by the coding sequence ATGGCCGCGCGTTCGTCGTTGATTTTTCTAACAGCCGCGGCCGGCATGCTCGGCACCGCGCTTTGGCAGGACCGTCCGCCGGTGGTGCCGCCCATCGAGGCGCTTACCGGTTTCCAGGATGCGGATGCGCCGCTGATGCTCCCGGCCGATGGCCAGCCGCGCTATCGGCTGCATGGCTTTTCCGCGTGGCAACTTGCGGAGATACCGGCAGCCACCCGTTTTGAAAGTCCGCTGGGCTCGGAGCATGGCGCGCTCACTTACAATGCGCAGCAATTCTGGGAGATGAATGCCGATCGCGGCGGTCACCATACAGGCGATGACCTCAATGGCATCGGTGGCCGGAATACGGACCTCGGCGATCCTGTGTTCGCGACGGCTGACGGGCTGGTGGCGTTTGCTGGCGAGCCGTCGCCCGGTTGGGGCAAGACGATCATCGTGGCGCATCGCGATCGCGAGGGCCGCGTGCTGGAGTCGATGTATGCGCACCTGGATCGCATCGATGTGTCGGCCGGCGGATTGGTGGCTCGCGGTGCCAGGATCGGAACGGTCGGAACGGCGAACGGCTACTATCCCGCGCACCTGCATTTCGAGATGCGTCGTGGCGACGGGATCGACGTGGGATCCGGCTACGGGATGTTTCCGCTGAACCGCTTGGACCCGGTGAAGACCATCACGGAACTCGCGGGGAATGCGCCGGACGATCTGGCGCCTTCGCCCTTGGCCACCGCGCTGAAGTAG